Proteins encoded by one window of Erysipelothrix rhusiopathiae:
- a CDS encoding alpha/beta hydrolase, whose protein sequence is MNRASIKRGLLAVLALVLLIVGGVAVYFIVDPAPSAFLIRRVFEGGLAVKPDGYEVIESEVRVYTDLTYESTAGRNTFDLFGPKNTQKLPTVIWVHGGAFVGGDKHDNYEYAVQLANQGYRVINLNYDLAPEAVYPSPVHQVGEAISYLESHADLFGLDMNNIILAGDSAGAHIISQYMMVQVDSQYAQKLDQSVTLNPSHVKGIALFCGPYDLNGLLNMQSSSGILDFFMSRLAWAYMGEKAWMDTTYVESLSILNHVTKDFPPTFITDGNQMSFMEDGLKMQEKLESLHVPVTSVFYEDVADVLGHEYQFKMDNPYSVHTFEEFVGFLNKYAKKV, encoded by the coding sequence ATGAATCGGGCGAGTATAAAACGTGGTCTTTTAGCCGTATTAGCGTTAGTTTTATTAATTGTTGGTGGTGTTGCGGTATATTTTATTGTCGATCCAGCACCTTCTGCTTTTTTAATTCGAAGAGTGTTTGAAGGGGGGTTGGCGGTTAAACCGGATGGGTATGAAGTAATTGAGTCAGAAGTTCGTGTTTACACAGATTTGACCTATGAATCAACGGCTGGCCGCAATACTTTTGATCTTTTCGGTCCGAAGAACACACAAAAGCTCCCTACAGTCATTTGGGTTCACGGGGGTGCGTTTGTAGGCGGCGATAAGCATGATAATTATGAGTATGCAGTCCAATTAGCCAACCAAGGATATCGAGTCATCAATCTCAACTATGATTTAGCGCCAGAAGCAGTTTACCCTTCTCCAGTTCATCAAGTTGGTGAAGCGATTAGTTATCTTGAATCTCATGCAGACCTTTTTGGTTTGGATATGAATAATATCATTTTAGCGGGGGATTCAGCGGGGGCACACATTATATCTCAGTACATGATGGTTCAGGTTGATTCACAGTATGCACAAAAGCTTGATCAAAGTGTTACGTTAAACCCGAGTCATGTTAAAGGGATTGCACTATTTTGTGGGCCTTATGATTTAAACGGACTTTTAAATATGCAGTCTTCTTCAGGTATTTTAGATTTCTTTATGAGTCGTTTGGCATGGGCATATATGGGTGAAAAGGCTTGGATGGATACTACGTATGTGGAATCGTTATCCATTCTGAATCATGTTACCAAAGATTTTCCGCCCACATTTATAACGGATGGTAATCAAATGAGTTTTATGGAAGACGGTTTGAAAATGCAAGAAAAATTGGAATCGTTACACGTTCCGGTAACTTCTGTGTTTTACGAAGATGTTGCGGATGTTTTAGGTCATGAGTATCAATTTAAAATGGATAATCCGTATTCCGTCCATACATTTGAGGAATTCGTAGGTTTCCTTAATAAATATGCTAAGAAGGTGTGA
- a CDS encoding cysteine hydrolase family protein, which translates to MKKLNIIVDVQNDFVSGTLGFEGANQVVLNILQKLEKEQDCDLVFTRDTHGSNYLETQEGRRLPIEHCILGSNGWELDIRLKPFIKPDTIIFNKPTFASLELGNYLDKKNYDVIEVMGLVSNICVISTCVIAKTACPEARIIVDTACTDSYDPILNQSTFDVLEGLHVDVIR; encoded by the coding sequence ATGAAAAAATTAAACATTATCGTTGATGTTCAAAATGACTTTGTATCGGGGACGCTTGGTTTTGAAGGAGCAAATCAAGTGGTGTTGAATATTCTTCAAAAATTAGAAAAAGAACAAGATTGTGACCTAGTTTTTACACGTGATACCCATGGTTCTAATTATCTTGAAACACAAGAAGGACGCCGCTTACCGATTGAACATTGTATTTTGGGATCAAATGGATGGGAACTTGATATCCGTTTAAAGCCCTTTATTAAACCGGATACGATTATCTTTAATAAACCAACTTTTGCTTCTTTAGAGTTGGGAAATTATTTAGATAAGAAAAATTACGATGTGATAGAGGTGATGGGCTTAGTTTCAAACATTTGTGTTATCAGTACCTGTGTCATTGCAAAAACTGCATGTCCTGAGGCGCGAATTATTGTGGATACAGCGTGCACAGATAGTTATGATCCAATTTTAAATCAAAGTACTTTTGATGTGCTTGAAGGCTTGCACGTGGATGTGATTCGATGA
- a CDS encoding MATE family efflux transporter, with translation MKIHKKTSMTEGVIWKEMLLFSIPLLIGNLFQQLYNTVDSFVVGNYVGEEALAAVGASTPLSNVIIGLFMGISTGAGILISRYFGAKKDEELHDSIHTFMAFSLIVSIFLTFFGSVMSPIFLGWLKTPANIMEPATLYLRVYFWGVTGLVIYNSGAGILRAIGDSRNPLIYLCISSLINVSLDLLFVIVFDMGILGVAVATLIAQLTSAILVWIHLLRVEDIYQLKMADIRIHRDKLYEIIRLGIPTGIQQTVVSFSNVLVQSYINAFGSAAVAGFSAADKFNAFLSMPTQSFSLTITTFTGQNLGAGRKDRIMEGVRTALILAVGIVIVIGIPTFIYADQLIAFFSPEPMVIMYGARMLRIMVPFYFALSTTSILSGALRGAGLTMVPMIIMISCFTILRQIFLFIMMRINHSIDWVYWSYSVTWISPMVLTLLYSKASHWLEKA, from the coding sequence ATGAAAATTCATAAAAAGACGTCAATGACAGAGGGCGTCATTTGGAAAGAAATGCTTTTGTTTTCAATACCGCTTTTGATTGGGAATCTATTCCAACAATTATACAATACCGTTGATTCCTTTGTGGTTGGAAACTATGTTGGTGAAGAAGCACTTGCCGCAGTTGGAGCAAGTACACCATTGAGTAATGTTATTATTGGGTTGTTTATGGGGATTTCAACGGGTGCTGGTATTCTTATTTCTCGCTATTTTGGAGCGAAAAAAGATGAAGAATTGCATGATTCAATTCATACCTTTATGGCATTTTCGTTAATTGTAAGTATTTTTCTTACTTTTTTCGGTTCGGTAATGTCTCCAATATTTTTAGGGTGGCTCAAGACACCTGCGAATATTATGGAACCTGCAACCCTTTATCTAAGAGTTTATTTTTGGGGTGTAACCGGTCTTGTTATCTATAATTCCGGGGCTGGAATTTTACGAGCAATCGGAGATTCACGCAATCCTTTGATTTATCTATGTATTTCAAGTCTCATTAATGTATCCTTGGATTTATTATTTGTGATTGTGTTTGATATGGGAATTTTAGGAGTTGCGGTTGCGACGCTGATTGCACAACTTACATCCGCAATCTTAGTTTGGATTCACTTATTACGTGTTGAGGATATTTATCAACTAAAGATGGCTGATATTCGTATACACCGTGATAAACTTTATGAAATTATTCGTCTTGGAATTCCTACTGGAATTCAACAGACGGTTGTTTCATTCTCAAATGTTTTGGTTCAATCATATATTAATGCGTTTGGATCTGCCGCGGTTGCTGGTTTTAGTGCAGCAGATAAGTTTAATGCATTTTTATCAATGCCAACGCAGAGTTTTTCACTCACAATTACAACCTTCACAGGTCAAAATTTAGGTGCGGGACGTAAAGATCGCATTATGGAAGGCGTTCGTACTGCATTAATTTTAGCGGTAGGGATTGTGATTGTTATTGGAATTCCGACCTTTATCTATGCAGATCAGCTGATTGCTTTCTTTTCACCGGAGCCAATGGTTATTATGTATGGTGCACGTATGTTGCGGATTATGGTTCCGTTCTATTTTGCACTCAGCACAACAAGTATTTTAAGTGGTGCATTAAGAGGTGCAGGACTTACAATGGTTCCGATGATAATTATGATTTCATGTTTCACAATTCTAAGACAAATATTCTTGTTCATTATGATGCGAATCAATCATTCTATTGATTGGGTATACTGGAGCTACTCCGTTACGTGGATTAGTCCAATGGTTCTTACACTTCTATACTCAAAAGCGTCACATTGGCTTGAGAAAGCATAG
- a CDS encoding ATP-binding cassette domain-containing protein, whose protein sequence is MKLEIKNLSKSFDHQDVLKDINLTLEKGKIYALLGRNGAGKTTFFNCISQEIPRDSGIACFDDGSLLTQHDVGFVYTNPMLPEFLTGIEFLTFFIDIHKDQGFIREDVHAYFDSIQFNQDDRYKLIKDYSHGMRNKLQMLCIMMLKPKVLFLDEPLTSFDVVASIEMKRQLVALKEDCIMVLSTHMMQIAKDICDEVIILHHGNATLLDSDRLHDSSFEEDIIDILSDNHES, encoded by the coding sequence ATGAAATTAGAGATTAAGAATCTTTCGAAATCTTTTGATCATCAAGATGTTTTGAAAGACATTAACTTAACGCTTGAGAAGGGTAAAATTTATGCGTTATTGGGGAGAAATGGTGCAGGGAAAACCACTTTCTTTAATTGTATTAGTCAAGAAATACCACGTGATAGTGGTATCGCGTGTTTTGATGACGGTAGCCTCTTAACACAACATGATGTAGGATTTGTTTATACAAATCCGATGTTGCCGGAATTTTTAACGGGAATTGAATTTTTAACGTTTTTTATTGATATTCATAAAGATCAAGGTTTTATACGCGAGGATGTTCATGCATATTTTGATTCGATTCAATTTAACCAAGATGATCGCTATAAACTGATTAAAGATTATTCACATGGTATGCGAAATAAACTTCAAATGTTATGCATCATGATGTTGAAGCCGAAAGTACTGTTTTTGGATGAGCCGCTCACTTCATTTGATGTGGTTGCATCCATTGAAATGAAACGTCAACTTGTTGCGCTCAAAGAAGACTGCATTATGGTTTTATCAACGCATATGATGCAGATTGCTAAAGATATTTGTGATGAGGTGATTATCTTGCATCATGGCAATGCAACACTTTTGGATTCAGATCGCTTACACGACTCTTCATTTGAGGAAGATATTATTGATATCTTAAGTGATAATCATGAATCATAG
- a CDS encoding RluA family pseudouridine synthase, with translation MNKLIVEEMFDGMRIDQYMALAVTDYSRSVLQTWIKNGNITVNGNVVKPNLRLKEDDVVEYEITEEQISIVPVPMDLDIVYEDDAILVVNKPKGLIVHPSPSTLNQPTLVHGLLAHTTQLSDLNGELRPGIVHRIDKDTTGLLVVAKTNEAHEILVEDLKQRLISREYVAIVHHQFKHQSATVDAPIGRDPKNRQRMAVTDQNSKQAVTHFYLAERFNDFSVLRCKLDTGRTHQIRVHAQYIKHPIVGDQTYSYKNTWETNGQCLHAQKLTLTHPVSKEVMTFEAELPQTMKDVIEEIRRLD, from the coding sequence ATGAATAAATTAATTGTAGAAGAAATGTTTGATGGGATGAGAATTGATCAGTATATGGCACTTGCTGTAACAGATTATTCACGAAGTGTTTTACAAACATGGATTAAAAATGGAAATATTACGGTAAACGGTAATGTGGTTAAACCAAACCTTCGTTTAAAAGAAGATGATGTCGTTGAGTATGAAATTACAGAAGAACAAATTTCAATTGTTCCAGTGCCAATGGATTTAGATATTGTTTATGAAGATGATGCAATTTTAGTTGTGAATAAACCAAAAGGTTTAATTGTTCACCCATCACCATCAACTTTAAATCAACCAACATTGGTTCATGGATTGTTGGCTCATACAACGCAGTTAAGTGATCTTAATGGTGAATTGCGTCCGGGTATTGTACACAGAATTGATAAAGATACAACGGGTTTATTGGTTGTTGCGAAAACAAATGAAGCACATGAAATCTTAGTAGAAGATCTAAAACAACGTTTAATTTCGCGAGAGTACGTGGCAATTGTGCATCACCAATTTAAACATCAAAGTGCTACGGTCGATGCGCCAATTGGTCGTGATCCTAAAAACCGTCAACGTATGGCAGTTACAGATCAAAACAGTAAACAAGCAGTAACGCATTTCTACCTTGCAGAACGTTTTAATGATTTTAGTGTGTTGCGTTGTAAATTAGATACAGGTCGTACACATCAAATTCGTGTTCACGCTCAGTATATTAAGCATCCTATTGTTGGAGATCAAACTTATAGTTATAAAAATACATGGGAAACAAATGGTCAGTGCTTGCATGCACAAAAATTAACGTTAACGCACCCCGTTAGCAAAGAGGTTATGACGTTTGAAGCTGAATTACCTCAAACAATGAAAGACGTTATCGAGGAAATCAGGAGGTTAGATTAA
- the lspA gene encoding signal peptidase II produces the protein MKKRLGLLSVVIIAIDLLSKAWIDKTIPLWESLHVIPGFFSLRYVRNTGAAWSMFDGQKWLFIVLATAVCIVLAYYYVKEDKPVILTAIALMFAGAFGNLFDRAIYGYVRDMFAFNIFGYQFPVFNVADMSLVVGVFILAIVLYLDERGQKYE, from the coding sequence ATGAAGAAACGTTTAGGATTATTAAGTGTCGTGATTATCGCTATCGATTTGCTGTCAAAGGCATGGATCGACAAAACGATTCCGTTATGGGAGTCTTTACACGTTATACCCGGATTTTTCTCACTTCGGTATGTACGTAATACAGGGGCAGCATGGAGTATGTTTGACGGTCAAAAATGGCTTTTTATCGTACTTGCAACAGCAGTATGCATTGTGCTCGCTTATTATTATGTAAAAGAAGATAAACCTGTCATTTTGACAGCGATTGCCTTAATGTTTGCAGGTGCTTTTGGGAATTTGTTTGACCGCGCAATTTATGGCTATGTACGTGATATGTTTGCGTTCAATATCTTTGGATATCAATTTCCTGTATTTAACGTAGCAGATATGAGTTTGGTTGTGGGTGTCTTCATTCTAGCAATCGTACTCTATCTCGATGAAAGAGGTCAAAAATATGAATAA